The Jatrophihabitans sp. genome includes a window with the following:
- a CDS encoding phosphatase PAP2 family protein: MSSHRGLIQATASPSPSPAGQGGVASVRRPRIIGELLVLLLLLWAYDMVRGHAAVREVAALRHGRQLLDLERWLGIDIELAANLWATEQAALSLAASYWYQFTHLSVTLAVLVWCWWRRAGSYRRARNALVLTNVFGLIFFLLYPVAPPRFLPGFGFVDSVAEAGFGPTHGGPVTADQFGAFPSLHLAWAVWSAVVAYRLVSHTTLRRLWLCYPAITAVVVVLTGNHYLVDVLAGALIALATLAIAHRVPRRRGDDSSGQWPPGQPCRANLVRLKTFFSSSDSELAPARREH, encoded by the coding sequence ATGAGCTCCCACCGCGGCCTAATCCAGGCAACTGCGAGCCCTTCCCCGTCGCCGGCCGGCCAGGGCGGCGTCGCATCGGTCAGGCGGCCCCGGATCATCGGTGAGCTGCTGGTCCTGCTGTTGCTGCTGTGGGCCTATGACATGGTCCGCGGTCATGCCGCGGTCCGTGAGGTGGCCGCGCTGCGCCATGGCCGGCAGCTGCTCGACCTCGAGCGCTGGCTGGGCATCGACATCGAGCTGGCGGCGAACCTGTGGGCCACCGAGCAGGCTGCGTTGTCACTGGCAGCCAGCTACTGGTATCAGTTCACCCACCTGTCGGTGACCCTCGCAGTGCTGGTGTGGTGCTGGTGGCGCCGAGCCGGCAGCTACCGGCGAGCGCGCAACGCGCTGGTGCTGACCAACGTCTTCGGCCTGATCTTCTTCCTGCTCTACCCGGTCGCGCCGCCGCGGTTCCTGCCCGGCTTCGGCTTTGTCGACTCGGTGGCCGAGGCCGGCTTCGGCCCCACCCACGGTGGGCCGGTGACCGCCGACCAGTTCGGCGCCTTCCCCTCCCTGCACCTGGCCTGGGCCGTCTGGAGCGCGGTGGTGGCCTATCGGCTGGTCTCTCACACGACGCTGCGCCGGCTGTGGCTGTGCTATCCCGCGATCACCGCGGTGGTGGTCGTGCTCACCGGCAACCACTACCTGGTCGACGTGTTGGCCGGTGCGCTGATAGCGCTGGCGACGCTGGCCATCGCGCACCGCGTCCCCCGCCGTCGCGGCGATGACTCCTCCGGCCAGTGGCCCCCGGGCCAGCCCTGCCGGGCCAACCTCGTCCGGCTCAAGACCTTTTTCTCATCCAGCGACAGCGAACTCGCCCCAGCCCGGCGCGAGCACTAG
- a CDS encoding PhzF family phenazine biosynthesis isomerase, protein MGVAAEVAVLRLSAFALRGEGGNPAGVVLDARALSERDMLAVAADVGYSETVFVMDGPPVAQRRRYTVRYFSPLAEVPFCGHATIALGAALGSELGAGDLMLDTAAGPVALSTGQHSSGQWWTRLTSVAARQRPPAPAALRQALDCFGWSADVLDPGLPPMLSYAGAWHLILGLAERGALDTMSYDFAALQSLCAEQGWTTVNLVFQVSPFEHLSRNPFPAGGVVEDPATGAAAAAYGSYLAALGVVRPPVRLRIEQGAQIGRPSELIVDLHAGRASVEVTGAVISIGEQRPAPGARRAVSP, encoded by the coding sequence ATGGGCGTGGCGGCTGAGGTGGCGGTGCTGCGGCTGAGCGCCTTCGCCCTGCGCGGCGAGGGTGGCAACCCGGCCGGTGTGGTGCTCGACGCCCGGGCGCTGAGCGAGCGCGACATGCTGGCCGTGGCCGCGGACGTCGGCTACTCCGAGACGGTGTTCGTGATGGACGGACCGCCGGTGGCTCAGCGGCGTCGCTACACCGTGCGGTACTTCTCCCCGCTGGCCGAGGTGCCGTTCTGCGGCCATGCCACGATCGCGCTGGGCGCGGCCCTGGGCAGTGAGCTGGGGGCCGGGGACCTGATGCTGGACACCGCTGCCGGCCCGGTGGCGTTGAGCACCGGACAACACTCCTCGGGGCAGTGGTGGACCCGGTTGACCAGCGTCGCAGCACGGCAACGGCCGCCTGCGCCGGCAGCGCTGCGCCAGGCCCTGGACTGCTTCGGCTGGTCGGCAGACGTGCTGGACCCAGGGCTGCCGCCGATGCTGTCCTACGCCGGGGCCTGGCACCTGATCCTGGGTCTGGCCGAGCGGGGCGCCCTGGACACCATGAGCTATGACTTCGCCGCCCTGCAGAGCCTGTGCGCCGAACAGGGCTGGACCACGGTCAACCTGGTGTTCCAGGTGAGCCCCTTCGAGCACCTGTCCCGCAACCCCTTCCCGGCCGGCGGCGTGGTCGAGGACCCGGCGACGGGCGCGGCGGCCGCGGCGTACGGCTCCTACCTGGCGGCGCTCGGCGTGGTCAGACCGCCGGTCCGCCTGCGCATCGAGCAGGGCGCGCAGATCGGGCGGCCCAGCGAGCTGATCGTCGACCTGCACGCCGGCCGGGCCTCGGTGGAGGTGACCGGGGCGGTCATCTCGATCGGCGAGCAGCGTCCAGCTCCTGGCGCTAGGCGCGCAGTG